TCAGTTGGCAACTGGTAAGGATTTGCATCTTTAGGCTTCCCTTTCCTACTTTTGATCTTTAGAAATTCAAAAAACGAAACCAGTAGTATCCAGGATGCCTTCATCGGTTGTCCCCCCAAAAAAGCATCTGCTTTTCCTGCCCAACAGTGCTGGCACAGATACCGAATTATTGGATTATAACCACTAGCTTTCATGTCCAAGGAATTGTGGTCTCAAGAAAGGTTCTTTATTTGTGAAGAGACctatgaatattaatatttagaaaagagagatctagattgaaaagaaatcaacATAATTGCCAGGATAATAagcaattaattatttaccaAGTGATATCGGtttggttggtttttttttcttggattttcaatattaatttttgttttggatttttagatttattttaataaaatgagttttgttttatagcttttgaatattatttgacaaaatttaggaaggtttttcatatatttacaaattttatatacagTCAGTATGGATAAGATTAAAATGTAGGGTTATCCTCTTCatgttttatgaaataaaattattgaattaacttATCTTAAAGAGAATACCTTGTAATAACgatacttttaaaaatgaaaaatataatatagtaACTAAGCTCATCAAACCCAAATTCATTCCGTATCTTCAAAGTGAAAGAATACGATGGGCGACCCTCAATTTCTTAGAAGGCATGTTTTCTTGTATAGAGCCATTTTAATTGCTTGGGAAATCTAAATTAACCACTTATTTCTATCATTATATTTTGGGATGGTATTAGAGGGTagttatgtttttttcttttaatatttctacagtACACTTCTTAATCTTTTAATCCTGCTTGTACattaaatattttcctttatatttttccTCAAAAGCAAAATTATTTTTCGGATCGTTAAAGGTTTTTTACTTGCTTCAGTctctaatattattaaatatttccaTTTCAGCTTTTAAcgttattagattttttttgttttagtcctttaaatgttaaaagaaatcgTTTGGGATATCCAGTCAATCATATATCGTATGTTAACGTTATCATctgaaaaaaaacctaaaaatcttttaaaattataaaagaaaatacaaaaaattattaaaaaatataaatagaattgTAAAAATCCTATATGGTTCAATTTGACATAACTTGGTCCTTTTATTGTTATCATATCATTAGTTAACTTGGATACTTGATAATCTTAACTATTGcgattaaaatgcaattttttttaaatatgcagTCTCACTTATCATGTCAAAAtatggttgtttttttttttggtgttaaCAGTTGTTAAGAAAAAATGTCAACATTTTAATCGAATAGTCAAGGATATTATCAACTAATTGGACTAACTAATGTCATTGTAAAAGTAAAGGatcaaatatgttaaattataatataaagattaaatcccAAATGTGAGCATAGTAGAAAGTTCAAAACTGGAATTTTACAATTATCTTATAAtgattaaagaataaataaataaaagagacgAGTTGACATGCATCATGTAAAAACCCTTGGTATATTCCTTTTGTATAGTGTTAGAAAAGtgttttctagaaaaaaattgtgtttGCAATTTAACTGGAATAGTTGTGAAGATGTTAACTATATGGGCTAACTAATAATATTGGAAaagtaaatgattaaattatgtcaaattaaaatataaagatcaaATCTAAATGTAAGCATAGTAGAGGCgtcaaaattagaattttacTACTATCTTGGCATGAAGAAAAAGGTGACAACGTGTCATGAAAAGAATCCCTATGTCTTTGGTCATATTTGTTTTCGACCCTTTTACTACACTTAAATGTgagatttagtccatatactgttaattgatataattaattttaagtgtcTTCAATCATATTATGGTTATGGTCTCCTTACAATgtttaattttgagatttagttCTATTTATATGGTACCAATAGGGGAAGAGATAGGGAGGAGGATGTGGTGGTGTTGAGGAAGGCCGACTCACCCTAGCAGGGCGAAGATCCATAGAAGGTATGTAAAGTATGGAGGAAGGAGCTTGAGAACTCGAAGAAAGAGACTGAGGACTGTAGGGTGGTTGTGGGTACTTAAGGGTCGATCCCTTCTTCATCATGTTGAAGAGTATATATAATGGAGGCCTTTTGTTCAATAGCACTGACGTGGTAAACTTGCACCAATAGGCTATCATCATAGAACGCTTGGGGGAAGTACGTGATGGGACTTATTCTGTCATTCTatctaaattgttttataagGTTGTTACAATTAGGTAGGGTCTAATGGTCTAAAGGGTGTGTTCACATTAGGAAGAATgttcataataaaaaaaacgaGTGCTTTAAGGAGCTAATGGCCTGTTTACAACGACAAATAGATAAGGTCCTTTTTGAAGGGAGCGGGTAGTCTGTTTGTAGGGGTGAACGACTTAACCTCCAAGGCCCTTCTGAAGAGATCAACAAGAGGGGGTTGAATGGAGGTAGGCTATCCTAGACGTGGGTCATTCGATGACCATTCGGGCAACGAAGAGCGAAGAGCGAAGAGCGAAGAGTTGATTGTCAGTGCTTCTCAAGTGGTTTGCTATGTTGATATGTGTCCAAAGTTAGGTGGGGTATAACaaatttttgtacttttatttggtaaaattgagtctctatattattataattacattagttaattcaaataattaacattttaactattttttttattaagatgCCGATGtgaatttttcttaagaacattCATTCGAACTCATcatgataaatttttttgttgaaatagtgtttaacatcaacattttaattgaaacaattaaccatattaaccatttaaactaattaacaatattataaaagtaaaaaaaaaatcaaattataaccAAATGAGTTTTAGCTCGGTTGGCATCGACATTGTTGTTAGTgcaggaggatgtgggttcaaGTGCACTAAAGCAtgttatcctcctatttaagggttggggaggggttatgggtagttttagacattgtatgaaaaaaaatggtcctaatattgtatttattaggttttatattattattatttatttattccgaattttaggatatttttaagtattttaagttgtttagaGTTTATTTGTTTCTTAGTAAAGAAGAAATTTTAGTTCCTCCAAAACTATTCGATTTTGTTCAAGGAGTCATgggaataattttttatcctttcatttgccaatggttatatttaaagaGTTCAGTTAGACATCCTCCACATTTTAATTTTCGTTTTCTTTATTTCTAAATCCAttagtttcttttttcaaattagaTCTGAACAGTTTTTGAATTCAACAACTTGAATCAAGACATGCTTAGAGTAAAATTCAATACGTGGAGTCAACCAagatgattatttttattatactctAATCTTTGCTTGGATGGCAGTGCGAGACCTAAGCTAATTCCCATTAGATTTTGCTGCGTTGCCCAGTGCTCAAATTTCCACAATGTACGCCATCTTTATAAAATTCCACTTCATTTCATTGCAAATGCCATGGCTTTTTTAATGATGATACCGGCCCAGCCAATTGGAAAGAGCCAAGTTTCATGTCGACATCATGCTTCTTGTTCACGccatattttatctattatttcaTCACCCACCAAACCAACCCCCCATCATCTCCATCTTTGTCTTCGGACCTTCATGTCTCACAATGGTGATCGCCATTTTTATCTCCTTTTCATATACTACTTCTTTcaaatttagttatttaatgAATATCCCTTTCAGTTGTATTTTTTACTGAGATTTACATGCAAATGAATATCACTATGACATCTTTAATTTCTTCCATCATCTCACTCAATTTGCTTGGGTTGTGTTTTTGTTTCCTAGGAAGGGTTTATGATTTCAGAAATGGCGAAGCGGGTGCGAGACATATTATCCATGTTTGTCTTAGCAATATTCTCCAAGGTAATTGGCACAAAGCCGTACTCAAGAAGGAGCGCACCAGCTGAGCCTGAGAGTGAGGCTAACGAGTGCTTGAGCTGGCGTTTGGCGGTGGAAGCTAACAATATGCCGGGATGGAGCACCGTTCCACTTCATTGCCTTAGCCATGTTGAAACTTACATGATGGGTGGACAATACGAGCAGGACGTTAACTACATCGTGGAACAAATAGAGAATTACGTTAGCCAAGTAGTTTTGAAAGGCGATGGCTGCGATGCCTGGATCCTGGATATTGATGACACCTGCATCTCAAATCTCTTTTACTACAAGGATAAGAATTACGGGTACCATTTATTCTTGTAGTTTCATCTATATATGTATAGGTGTTTATATGGTTCAATTACAAGATGTGTGTATGTATAGGTGTGACCCTTTTGATCCTGGGGGTTTCGTGGCATGGGTAATGAAGGGAGAGTGTCCAGCGATTCCTGCAGTACTTGGATTGTTTACCAAGCTGGTGGAGGGTGGATTTAAGGTGTTCCTGCTTACCGGGAGAGACCAACAGACTTTAGCCCCTGCCACCATTGCTAATTTGCATAACCAAGGATATATCGGCTATCATAGGGTGATTTTTAGGTAAGATTACTTTTACTTCTCTTCTCATCTCATCGTATAATAATGAATGGggtattaaatatataatttcattcatatatacatatggtGATTGGtgattatttattgtatttatgaTGACGAGTAATTAACAGGAACCAATCATTCAAAGGGAAAAGTGCAGTGGTGTTCAAGTCAGAAGTTCGAAAGCAATTAGTGGAAGAAGGGTATAGGATATGGGGGAATGTTGGGGACCAATGGACCGATTTGCAAGGGGAATGCTTGGGCAACCGCACTTTCAAA
This genomic window from Gossypium raimondii isolate GPD5lz chromosome 10, ASM2569854v1, whole genome shotgun sequence contains:
- the LOC105775959 gene encoding acid phosphatase 1, whose protein sequence is MLLVHAIFYLLFHHPPNQPPIISIFVFGPSCLTMEGFMISEMAKRVRDILSMFVLAIFSKVIGTKPYSRRSAPAEPESEANECLSWRLAVEANNMPGWSTVPLHCLSHVETYMMGGQYEQDVNYIVEQIENYVSQVVLKGDGCDAWILDIDDTCISNLFYYKDKNYGCDPFDPGGFVAWVMKGECPAIPAVLGLFTKLVEGGFKVFLLTGRDQQTLAPATIANLHNQGYIGYHRVIFRNQSFKGKSAVVFKSEVRKQLVEEGYRIWGNVGDQWTDLQGECLGNRTFKIPNPMYCVP